Sequence from the bacterium genome:
GGCGCTCTCGGGTGAGGACATCGCCGACGCGATCCTCTGGGCGGCGTCGCGTCCGGCCCATGTCAACGTTTCCGAAATGGTGATCTATCCGACCGCGCAACGATCCGCGACGATAGTGCATCGCAACGACTCATAACCCTGACGCCGAAAGGACGGGCCATGGCCAAACGTGTCACGATCAAATACTGCAATGAGTGAAACTATCTTCCCCGCGCCGCCAGTCTGGCGGACGAATTGAAGAAGACATTGGGTATCGACGCGGAGTTGATCGCCGGCAGCGGCGGCGTCTTCGAGGTCAAGGCCGATGGTCTGCTGGTCTTTTCGAAGAAAGTGGCGGGACGATTCCCGGAGCCGTCCGAGATCATCGCGGCGTTGAAATAGGACCGATGCGCGCATGAGCGCCCCGCTTGATTTGGACGCCGCCTATGCGGCCTGCGAAACGCTGGCCGGACGGGACAAGCCGCACCTGTATGCCGCGGCGCAGTTGTTCGAGCGCCCGGCGGTGCGACGCGCGTTTGTGGCCACCTACGCCTCCATGCGGGTCATCGACGATGCGATTGACGGAATTCCCAACCGCGCTTCGCTGACCGCCGACCGGCGACGCAGCGAATTGGGACGGGTGGCGCGGTGGCTGGAGGCAGTGCATGCCGCCCGTCGGGGCACACCGTCACCGGGTCCGCTCTGGACCGCACTGGCGGACACGCTGGCGCGCTTTGACTTCCCGCTCGACCCCTGGCGGAACCTGGCGGAAGCGATGTCGGCCGATGTGGTCACTCCCTCCTTCCGCACCTGGGATGAGCTGCGTCGTTACATGCATGGCGCCTCGGTGGCGCCGGCCGTGGTCTTCATGTATCTGGTGCTGATGAAGCCGGGCGCGGACGGCATCTTTCGGACCGGCTGGAGCTACGAGCGCGTGTTGGCCGCCACCGAGGATCTGGCGGTCTTCTGCTATTGCGTGCACATCCTGCGCGATGTCGCCGTTGACCTGACGCTCGGTGAATCCGGGCTGGTCTACCTGCCGGAGGAAGATCTGTCGCGATTTGGGATGGAGCGCGACGATCTGCATCGGCTGCGCGACGCCGGGGTCGCCGACGGCGCTTATCGCCTGTTGGCGCGCTATGAGGCGCAACGGGCCTGGGAGCATCTGGCGCGCGGCCGTGCCCGTCTGCCGGAGATTCTGGCCGAGGCGGAGCCGTCCAACGGCCGGGCGCTGACCATCCTGATCGACACTTACGTACGCATTCTCGGCGCACTGCAGGAACGCGAGTTCGACGTTTTTGCCACCACGCCCACGGCCTGAATTGCTTCACGCGCGGTTTTCCGTTGACGGCCGTCATGGCCGGGCGGAGATTAGCCCATCACAGGTGTCTGCGCCTCCGCAGACGAGGAGGGTCAATGGTAAAACGGATCATGATTGCGGCGGCGGCGGTGGCGCTCAGTCTGCCGACCGCGGTCGCGCACGCGACCGGTTGGGGCATCGGCGGCTTCGGCGGGGTCAGCATTCCGATCGCGCAGGACGATGCGGCCAACGGAATGGTCTTCGGCGGACATCTGCGGTTGTCGCTGGGGGGCATGCTCGGCATCGAGCCGAATTTCACGTATTTCAAGAACGGCGACTGGGAAATCGATGAAGTGCCCGGCGAGACGTTCGAG
This genomic interval carries:
- a CDS encoding squalene/phytoene synthase family protein, whose product is MSAPLDLDAAYAACETLAGRDKPHLYAAAQLFERPAVRRAFVATYASMRVIDDAIDGIPNRASLTADRRRSELGRVARWLEAVHAARRGTPSPGPLWTALADTLARFDFPLDPWRNLAEAMSADVVTPSFRTWDELRRYMHGASVAPAVVFMYLVLMKPGADGIFRTGWSYERVLAATEDLAVFCYCVHILRDVAVDLTLGESGLVYLPEEDLSRFGMERDDLHRLRDAGVADGAYRLLARYEAQRAWEHLARGRARLPEILAEAEPSNGRALTILIDTYVRILGALQEREFDVFATTPTA
- a CDS encoding SelT/SelW/SelH family (seleno)protein: MAKRVTIKYCNEUNYLPRAASLADELKKTLGIDAELIAGSGGVFEVKADGLLVFSKKVAGRFPEPSEIIAALK